The following are encoded in a window of Anaerolineae bacterium genomic DNA:
- a CDS encoding GNAT family N-acetyltransferase, producing AQIPDGFVMTQVDEKLLARTRLKNMDHVSEWVVGNWQSVENFMDKGFGFCLLRDDVVASWCIADFGAGNDYEIGIHTDEAYQRRGLATLTVAAAVDHCLANGGKNIGWHCWSSNLASAATAQKVGFEQTVEHPVYHAWYNRFDNFLVQGRFKYQQEKYAEAAAAYETAFKMKEAGEAEALTSHIFADSEIEGWCYYNAARAWALLGDKDAALRNLNKAMAAGWSHLDCLHNDEAFKSLSQDKQWQEWVG from the coding sequence GCTCAAATTCCTGACGGTTTTGTAATGACCCAGGTTGATGAAAAGTTACTGGCCAGAACCAGGCTCAAAAACATGGATCACGTGAGCGAATGGGTGGTTGGCAACTGGCAGTCGGTGGAGAACTTTATGGACAAGGGCTTTGGGTTTTGCCTGTTGCGCGATGACGTTGTGGCCAGTTGGTGCATCGCCGATTTTGGGGCCGGGAACGATTATGAAATCGGCATTCACACCGACGAAGCGTACCAACGGCGCGGTTTGGCCACCCTCACCGTGGCCGCGGCGGTGGATCATTGTTTGGCCAACGGCGGCAAAAATATCGGCTGGCATTGTTGGAGCAGCAACCTGGCCTCGGCGGCTACGGCCCAAAAGGTAGGTTTTGAGCAAACCGTCGAACATCCCGTCTACCACGCCTGGTATAACCGCTTTGATAATTTTTTGGTGCAGGGCCGGTTCAAGTATCAACAAGAAAAATATGCAGAAGCGGCGGCAGCTTACGAAACTGCCTTCAAAATGAAAGAGGCAGGCGAAGCAGAGGCGCTGACCTCCCATATCTTTGCCGACAGCGAGATTGAAGGTTGGTGTTACTATAACGCCGCTCGCGCTTGGGCTTTGCTTGGGGATAAGGACGCGGCTTTGAGGAATCTGAACAAAGCTATGGCTGCGGGCTGGTCTCACCTGGACTGCCTGCATAATGATGAGGCGTTCAAGAGTCTGAGCCAAGACAAGCAGTGGCAAGAATGGGTAGGTTAG